A section of the Enterobacter sp. C2 genome encodes:
- the ybeD gene encoding DUF493 family protein YbeD, which produces MKTKLNELLEFPTSFTYKVMGLAKPELVDQVVEVVQRHAPGDYSPQVKPSSKGNYHSVSITITATHIEQVETLYEELGNIEIVRMVL; this is translated from the coding sequence ATGAAAACCAAACTTAACGAACTGCTTGAATTCCCGACCTCCTTTACCTACAAAGTGATGGGTCTGGCGAAACCTGAGCTGGTTGATCAGGTGGTGGAAGTGGTACAGCGCCATGCGCCAGGTGATTACTCTCCGCAGGTAAAACCGAGCAGCAAAGGCAACTACCACTCGGTCTCTATCACCATCACCGCTACGCACATTGAGCAGGTCGAAACGCTGTACGAAGAGCTCGGTAATATCGAAATCGTTCGTATGGTGCTGTAA
- the mrdB gene encoding peptidoglycan glycosyltransferase MrdB (rod shape-determining protein RodA), translating to MTDNPNKKSFWDKIHIDPALLLIILALLFYSAIVIWSASGQDVGMTERKIGQIAMGLVVMVVMAQIPPRVYEGWAPYLYIFCVILLVAVDAFGAISKGAQRWLDLGIVRFQPSEIAKIAVPLMVARFINRDVCPPSLKNTGIALVLIFMPTLLVAAQPDLGTSILIALSGLFVLFLSGLSWRLIGIAALLLAAFIPILWFFLMHDYQRQRVMMLLDPETDPLGAGYHIIQSKIAIGSGGLRGKGWLHGTQSQLEFLPERHTDFIFAVLGEELGLVGILILLTLYLLLIMRGLWIAAHAQTTFGRVMAGGLMLILFVYVFVNIGMVSGILPVVGVPLPLVSYGGSALIVLMAGFGIAMSIHTHRKMLSKSV from the coding sequence ATGACGGATAATCCGAACAAAAAATCGTTCTGGGATAAAATCCACATCGATCCGGCGCTACTGCTGATCATCCTTGCGCTGCTGTTCTACAGCGCCATCGTGATCTGGAGCGCCAGCGGCCAGGATGTCGGTATGACCGAGCGCAAAATCGGCCAGATTGCCATGGGCCTGGTGGTGATGGTGGTAATGGCGCAGATCCCGCCCCGCGTCTATGAGGGATGGGCCCCCTATCTCTATATTTTTTGCGTGATCCTGCTGGTGGCGGTTGACGCCTTTGGTGCCATCTCGAAAGGGGCGCAGCGCTGGCTTGATTTAGGCATCGTGCGCTTCCAGCCCTCGGAGATTGCGAAAATCGCCGTTCCGCTGATGGTGGCGCGCTTTATCAACCGTGACGTCTGCCCGCCCTCGCTGAAAAACACCGGTATTGCGCTGGTGCTGATCTTCATGCCTACCCTGCTGGTTGCCGCGCAGCCAGACCTCGGGACCTCGATTCTGATCGCGCTGTCGGGCCTGTTTGTGCTCTTCCTGTCGGGCCTGAGCTGGCGGCTGATTGGCATTGCCGCCCTGCTGCTGGCGGCGTTTATTCCGATCCTCTGGTTCTTCCTGATGCACGACTACCAGCGCCAGCGCGTCATGATGCTGCTCGATCCAGAAACCGATCCGCTGGGGGCAGGCTATCATATTATTCAGTCTAAAATTGCTATTGGCTCCGGCGGCCTGCGCGGCAAAGGCTGGCTGCACGGCACTCAATCGCAGCTTGAGTTTCTGCCCGAGCGTCATACCGACTTTATCTTCGCCGTATTGGGCGAGGAGCTGGGTCTGGTCGGGATCCTGATCCTGCTGACGCTCTACCTGCTGCTGATTATGCGCGGCCTGTGGATCGCCGCCCATGCGCAGACCACCTTTGGTCGCGTGATGGCCGGGGGCTTAATGCTGATTTTATTCGTTTATGTGTTTGTTAATATTGGTATGGTGAGCGGTATTTTACCGGTAGTAGGGGTGCCCTTACCGTTGGTAAGCTACGGGGGCTCAGCCCTGATTGTGCTTATGGCCGGGTTTGGTATCGCGATGTCGATCCATACTCACAGAAAAATGTTGTCGAAAAGCGTATAA
- the mrdA gene encoding peptidoglycan DD-transpeptidase MrdA, whose translation MKLQNSFRDYTAESALFVRRAIVAFTGILLLSGVLVANLYNLQIVRHTDYQTRSNENRIKLVPIAPSRGIIYDRNGTPLALNRTIYQVEMMPEKVDNVQQTLDALRDVVDLNDDDIANFKKERARSHRFTSIPVKSNLTEVQVARFAVNQYRFPGVEVKGYKRRFYPYGSALTHVIGYVSKINDKDVERLDKEGILANYAATHDIGKLGIERYYENVLHGQTGYEEVEVNNRGRVIRQLKEVPPQAGHDIYLTLDLKLQTYIETLLEGSRAAVVVTDPRTGGILALVSMPSYNPNLFVDGISSKDYNGLLHDPNTPLINRATQGVYPPASTVKPYVAVSALSAGVINRNTSLFDPGWWQLPGSEKRYRDWKKWGHGHLNVTKSLEESADTFFYQVAYDMGIDRLGEWMSKFGYGHYTGIDLSEERSGNMPTREWKLKRFKKPWYQGDTIPVGIGQGYWTATPIQMSKAMMILINDGIVKVPHLLMSTAQNGQQVPWKQPEQPPVGDIHSGYWEIAKDGMYGVANRANGTAHKYFANAPYKVAAKSGTAQVFGLKANETYNAHKIAERLRDHKLMTAFAPYDHPQVAVAIILENGGAGPAVGTIMRQILDHIMLGDNNTDLPAENPAATAAEDQ comes from the coding sequence ATGAAATTACAGAACTCTTTTCGCGACTATACGGCTGAGTCCGCGCTGTTTGTGCGCAGGGCGATTGTCGCCTTTACAGGGATCCTGCTGCTCAGCGGCGTGCTCGTCGCCAACCTCTATAATTTGCAGATTGTCCGTCACACCGACTACCAGACGCGCTCCAACGAAAACCGTATCAAGCTGGTGCCGATTGCCCCGAGCCGCGGCATTATCTATGACCGCAACGGTACGCCGCTGGCGCTCAACCGGACTATCTATCAGGTTGAGATGATGCCTGAGAAGGTGGATAACGTGCAGCAGACGCTGGATGCGCTGCGTGACGTGGTCGATCTCAACGATGATGACATCGCCAATTTCAAAAAAGAGCGCGCCCGCTCGCACCGTTTTACCTCTATTCCGGTGAAGTCTAACCTGACGGAAGTCCAGGTGGCGCGCTTTGCTGTTAACCAGTACCGCTTCCCCGGCGTAGAAGTCAAAGGCTACAAGCGCCGCTTCTACCCCTATGGCTCTGCCCTGACCCACGTTATCGGCTACGTATCGAAAATCAACGATAAAGACGTAGAACGCCTCGATAAAGAGGGGATCCTCGCCAACTACGCGGCCACGCACGATATCGGCAAGCTGGGCATTGAGCGCTACTACGAAAACGTCCTTCACGGCCAGACCGGCTATGAAGAGGTTGAGGTTAACAACCGTGGCCGGGTGATCCGCCAGCTGAAAGAGGTGCCGCCCCAGGCCGGGCATGACATCTACCTGACGCTGGATCTCAAGCTGCAAACCTATATTGAAACCCTGCTCGAAGGGAGCCGTGCGGCGGTGGTGGTAACCGATCCGCGCACTGGCGGTATTCTGGCGCTGGTCTCCATGCCAAGCTATAACCCAAACCTGTTTGTTGACGGTATCTCCAGCAAGGATTACAACGGCCTGCTGCACGATCCCAACACGCCGCTGATTAACCGTGCTACCCAGGGCGTCTATCCCCCGGCATCAACCGTTAAGCCTTATGTCGCGGTGTCGGCGCTGAGCGCGGGCGTGATCAACCGCAATACGAGCCTGTTTGACCCCGGCTGGTGGCAGCTTCCCGGCTCTGAGAAGCGCTATCGCGACTGGAAAAAGTGGGGCCACGGCCACCTGAACGTGACCAAATCGCTGGAAGAGTCCGCCGACACCTTCTTCTACCAGGTCGCCTACGACATGGGTATCGATCGTCTCGGGGAGTGGATGAGTAAATTTGGCTACGGCCACTATACCGGCATCGACCTCTCCGAGGAGCGCTCCGGGAATATGCCAACCCGCGAGTGGAAGCTAAAACGCTTTAAGAAGCCATGGTACCAGGGTGACACCATCCCGGTGGGCATCGGCCAGGGCTACTGGACGGCAACGCCGATCCAGATGAGCAAGGCGATGATGATCCTGATTAACGATGGCATCGTCAAAGTACCGCATCTGTTGATGAGCACCGCGCAGAACGGCCAGCAGGTGCCCTGGAAGCAGCCCGAGCAGCCGCCGGTGGGCGATATCCACTCCGGTTACTGGGAGATTGCCAAAGACGGTATGTACGGCGTGGCCAACCGGGCTAACGGCACGGCGCACAAATATTTTGCTAACGCGCCTTATAAAGTGGCGGCGAAATCCGGTACGGCACAGGTGTTTGGCCTGAAGGCCAACGAAACCTATAACGCGCATAAAATTGCTGAACGCCTGCGCGACCATAAGTTGATGACAGCGTTTGCCCCCTATGACCATCCCCAGGTAGCGGTGGCGATCATTCTGGAAAACGGCGGTGCAGGCCCAGCGGTCGGGACCATCATGCGCCAGATCCTCGACCACATTATGCTGGGCGATAACAACACCGACCTGCCTGCCGAGAATCCAGCGGCAACGGCGGCTGAGGACCAATAA
- the dacA gene encoding D-alanyl-D-alanine carboxypeptidase DacA, whose amino-acid sequence MKTTFSVRFVKRLALTTALAAATLSAAHADDLNIKTMIPGVPQIDAESYILIDYNSGKVLAEQNADARRDPASLTKMMTSYVIGQAMKAGKFKETDLVTIGNDAWATGNPVFKGSSLMFLKPGMQVPVSQLIRGINLQSGNDACVAMADYVAGSQDAFVGLMNSYVNALGLKNSHFQTVHGLDADGQFSSARDMALIGQALIRDVPNEYTIYKEKEFTFNGIRQTNRNGLLWDNSLNVDGIKTGHTDKAGYNLVASATEGQMRLISAVMGGRTFKGREAESKKLLTWGFRFFETVNPIKAGKEFASEPAWFGDSDRASLGVDKDVYLTIPRGRMKDLKASYVLSNSELHAPLAKNQVVGTINFQLDGKTIEQRPLVVLQEIPEGNFFGKIIDYIKLMFHHWFG is encoded by the coding sequence ATGAAGACCACTTTTTCCGTTCGTTTCGTGAAGCGCCTGGCGCTCACCACCGCGCTGGCCGCCGCCACGCTCTCCGCTGCCCATGCTGATGATCTGAACATCAAGACCATGATCCCGGGCGTTCCGCAAATTGACGCAGAGTCGTATATCCTGATCGACTACAACTCTGGCAAAGTGCTGGCGGAACAGAACGCCGACGCGCGCCGCGATCCGGCCAGCCTGACCAAAATGATGACCAGCTACGTCATCGGCCAGGCCATGAAAGCGGGTAAATTCAAAGAGACGGACCTGGTCACCATCGGCAACGATGCCTGGGCTACCGGCAACCCGGTCTTTAAAGGCTCATCGCTGATGTTCCTGAAGCCTGGCATGCAGGTGCCGGTTTCCCAGCTGATCCGTGGTATCAACCTGCAGTCCGGCAACGACGCCTGCGTAGCAATGGCTGACTATGTCGCCGGTAGCCAGGACGCCTTTGTTGGCCTGATGAACAGCTACGTGAACGCGCTGGGGCTGAAAAACTCCCACTTCCAGACGGTGCACGGTCTTGATGCTGATGGTCAGTTCAGCTCCGCGCGCGATATGGCGCTGATTGGCCAGGCGCTGATCCGCGATGTACCGAACGAGTACACCATCTACAAAGAGAAAGAGTTCACCTTCAACGGTATTCGCCAGACCAACCGCAACGGCCTGCTGTGGGATAACAGCCTGAACGTTGACGGAATCAAAACCGGTCACACGGACAAGGCGGGCTACAACCTGGTAGCGTCCGCAACCGAAGGCCAGATGCGCCTGATCTCCGCCGTGATGGGTGGTCGCACCTTTAAAGGCCGTGAAGCTGAAAGTAAAAAGCTGCTGACCTGGGGCTTCCGTTTCTTTGAAACCGTTAACCCGATCAAAGCAGGCAAAGAGTTTGCCTCTGAGCCAGCATGGTTTGGCGATAGCGACCGTGCCTCGCTGGGCGTGGATAAAGACGTCTATCTGACCATTCCGCGCGGTCGGATGAAGGATCTGAAGGCCAGCTACGTGCTGAGCAACAGCGAGCTGCACGCGCCGCTGGCAAAAAATCAGGTTGTGGGCACCATCAACTTCCAGCTTGATGGCAAAACCATTGAGCAGCGTCCGCTGGTGGTTCTGCAGGAGATCCCAGAGGGGAATTTCTTCGGCAAAATCATTGATTACATCAAGCTGATGTTCCACCACTGGTTTGGTTAA
- the nadD gene encoding nicotinate-nucleotide adenylyltransferase, with amino-acid sequence MDDINSLQALFGGTFDPVHYGHLLPVEALAEAINLARVIIMPNNVPPHRPQPEATSQQRKTMLALAIGDRPLFALDERELQRDTPSYTAETLENWRQESGPSRPLAFIIGQDSLLSFPTWYRYDTILNYCHLIVCRRPGYALAMRDAAHQRWLEQHLTPDAHELHTLPAGKIFLAQTPWFDISATQIRQRLRQSQPCDDLLPPAVLDYIVQQGLYR; translated from the coding sequence ATGGATGATATAAACTCGCTGCAGGCGCTGTTTGGCGGGACCTTCGATCCCGTCCACTACGGCCACCTTCTACCTGTAGAGGCGCTGGCAGAGGCGATTAACCTCGCACGGGTTATCATTATGCCCAATAACGTGCCGCCCCACCGCCCGCAGCCGGAGGCCACCAGCCAGCAGCGTAAAACCATGCTGGCGCTGGCTATAGGCGACCGTCCGCTGTTTGCTCTCGACGAGCGGGAGCTGCAGCGCGACACGCCCTCTTACACGGCGGAAACGCTGGAGAACTGGCGTCAGGAGAGCGGCCCATCTCGCCCGCTGGCGTTTATTATCGGCCAGGATTCGCTGCTCAGCTTCCCGACCTGGTACCGCTACGACACGATTCTTAACTACTGTCATCTGATTGTCTGCCGCCGTCCCGGCTATGCGCTGGCGATGCGCGATGCAGCGCACCAGCGCTGGCTAGAGCAGCATCTCACCCCCGATGCCCACGAGCTGCATACCCTGCCTGCCGGAAAGATTTTTCTCGCGCAGACTCCGTGGTTTGACATCTCTGCCACGCAAATCCGTCAGCGACTGCGGCAGAGCCAGCCCTGTGACGATCTGCTCCCGCCCGCCGTGCTCGACTACATTGTGCAGCAGGGACTGTATCGCTAA
- the rlmH gene encoding 23S rRNA (pseudouridine(1915)-N(3))-methyltransferase RlmH codes for MKLQLVAVGTKMPDWVQTGFTEYLRRFPKDMPFELVEIPAGKRGKNADIKRILDKEGELMLAAAGKNRIVTLDIPGKPWDTPQLAIELERWKQDGRDVSLLIGGPEGLSPACKAAAEQSWSLSALTLPHPLVRVLVAESLYRAWSITTNHPYHRE; via the coding sequence GTGAAGCTGCAACTGGTCGCCGTCGGCACGAAAATGCCCGACTGGGTACAAACCGGCTTTACTGAATATCTGCGTCGATTTCCGAAAGATATGCCGTTTGAGCTGGTAGAGATCCCTGCCGGCAAGCGCGGCAAAAATGCCGATATCAAACGTATCCTTGATAAAGAGGGTGAGCTTATGCTCGCAGCGGCCGGGAAAAACCGCATCGTCACCCTCGATATTCCAGGTAAGCCCTGGGATACGCCGCAGCTGGCCATTGAGCTGGAGCGCTGGAAGCAGGACGGACGCGACGTCAGCCTGCTGATCGGCGGTCCGGAAGGGTTATCCCCCGCCTGCAAAGCGGCAGCAGAACAAAGTTGGTCGCTCTCTGCGTTAACGCTCCCCCACCCGCTGGTCCGGGTTTTGGTGGCTGAAAGCCTCTACCGCGCATGGAGCATTACGACCAACCATCCCTATCACCGTGAGTAA
- the rlpA gene encoding endolytic peptidoglycan transglycosylase RlpA: MRKLCLAVCVAAGLLTACTSNDESQQPTAAAPQPAVCNGPTVEIGGAEPRYEPLNPSANQDYERDGKSYKIVQDTSRFTQAGLAAIYDAEPGSNLTASGEAFDPMQLTAAHPTLPIPSYARITNLSNGRMVVVRINDRGPYGNDRVISLSRAAADRLNNSNNTKVRIDPIIVSQDGSFSGPGTVCTTIAQQTYALPDRPDLSGGMGSASSAPQPAQPAAEVRPISNDTLQSDGAAGAPVGGSGFLGAPTTLASGVLESNEPAAPVQPQPTVTAPAPVTAPVVAAPAAAAPVTAPGSVQGSAPAAATPAPAAPAATAGGYVVQVGAVSDKARAEQYQQRLVQQFDVPGRVTQNGAVWRIQLGPFSSKADASALQQRLQSEAQLQSFITSAQ; encoded by the coding sequence ATGCGGAAGCTTTGCCTTGCAGTTTGCGTAGCAGCAGGATTACTGACAGCGTGTACAAGTAACGACGAGAGCCAGCAGCCTACTGCCGCTGCGCCGCAGCCTGCGGTCTGTAACGGCCCGACGGTGGAGATCGGCGGGGCCGAACCACGCTACGAGCCGCTGAACCCCTCGGCGAATCAGGACTACGAGCGCGATGGAAAATCCTACAAGATTGTGCAGGATACCTCGCGCTTTACCCAGGCCGGTCTCGCCGCTATCTACGATGCGGAGCCAGGCAGCAACCTGACCGCTTCCGGCGAAGCTTTCGATCCGATGCAGCTGACGGCAGCCCATCCGACGCTGCCGATCCCCAGCTACGCGCGTATTACCAACCTGTCTAACGGCCGGATGGTGGTAGTGCGCATCAACGATCGCGGCCCCTACGGCAACGACCGGGTGATCTCGCTCTCCCGCGCCGCAGCCGACAGGCTGAACAACTCCAACAACACTAAAGTGCGGATCGATCCAATTATTGTCTCTCAGGACGGGTCGTTCTCAGGTCCGGGCACGGTGTGTACCACCATTGCCCAGCAGACTTATGCCCTGCCCGATCGTCCCGATCTGAGCGGCGGCATGGGCAGCGCCTCTTCCGCGCCGCAGCCCGCCCAGCCTGCGGCAGAGGTTCGCCCTATCAGTAACGACACGCTGCAAAGCGATGGTGCGGCTGGCGCACCGGTTGGCGGCAGCGGCTTCCTCGGCGCACCGACCACGCTGGCGTCTGGCGTACTGGAGAGCAACGAACCCGCTGCGCCAGTACAGCCGCAGCCGACCGTCACTGCCCCGGCCCCCGTGACCGCCCCCGTCGTTGCTGCCCCTGCGGCAGCGGCACCGGTGACCGCCCCTGGCTCCGTTCAGGGTAGCGCGCCGGCAGCGGCTACCCCTGCCCCAGCAGCGCCTGCGGCCACCGCCGGTGGTTACGTTGTGCAGGTGGGTGCCGTAAGCGATAAAGCGCGCGCCGAACAGTATCAGCAGCGTCTGGTCCAGCAGTTCGACGTGCCGGGTCGCGTAACGCAGAATGGTGCAGTCTGGCGTATCCAGCTCGGCCCGTTCAGCAGCAAAGCCGATGCCAGCGCGCTCCAGCAGCGTTTGCAGAGCGAAGCGCAGCTGCAATCATTTATCACTAGCGCGCAGTAA
- the lipB gene encoding lipoyl(octanoyl) transferase LipB: MLQDTILIRHLGLQPYAPVSEAMHTFTDNRDTNTPDEVWLVEHEPVFTQGQAGKAEHLLMPGDIPVIQSDRGGQVTYHGPGQQVMYVLLDLKRRKLGVRELVTVLEQTVVNTLAELDIDAHPRADAPGVYVGEKKICSLGLRIRKGCSFHGLALNIAMDLAPFRRINPCGYAGMEMAQVSEWISAATPATLAPRLIANLLTLLNNPPHQYISS, encoded by the coding sequence TTGCTTCAGGATACGATCCTTATCCGCCATCTGGGCTTGCAACCTTACGCGCCTGTTTCCGAGGCGATGCACACCTTTACCGATAACCGTGATACCAATACCCCCGATGAGGTGTGGCTGGTCGAGCACGAGCCGGTGTTCACCCAGGGGCAGGCCGGTAAAGCGGAGCATCTGCTGATGCCCGGTGATATTCCCGTTATTCAGAGTGACCGCGGTGGTCAGGTGACCTATCACGGTCCCGGCCAGCAGGTTATGTATGTGCTGCTGGATCTTAAACGCCGCAAGCTGGGCGTGCGTGAGCTGGTGACCGTGCTTGAGCAGACCGTGGTAAACACGCTGGCTGAGCTGGATATTGATGCCCATCCGCGTGCAGATGCGCCTGGGGTGTACGTTGGTGAGAAGAAGATCTGCTCGCTGGGCCTGCGGATCCGCAAAGGCTGTTCGTTTCATGGTCTGGCGCTCAACATTGCCATGGATCTTGCGCCGTTTCGGCGGATTAACCCCTGCGGCTATGCGGGCATGGAGATGGCTCAGGTCAGCGAATGGATTAGCGCGGCAACGCCCGCCACGCTTGCCCCGCGACTTATTGCAAACTTACTCACGCTGCTAAATAATCCCCCACATCAATATATTAGCTCATAA
- the rsfS gene encoding ribosome silencing factor, with the protein MQGKALQDFVIDKIDDLKGQDIVTLDVKGKSSITDCMIICTGTSTRHVVSIANHVVQESRAAGLIPFGVEGENVADWVVVDLGDVIVHVMQEESRRLYELEKLWG; encoded by the coding sequence TTGCAGGGTAAAGCACTCCAGGATTTTGTTATCGACAAAATTGATGACCTGAAAGGTCAGGACATCGTCACCTTAGACGTTAAAGGTAAATCAAGCATCACCGACTGCATGATCATCTGCACCGGTACCTCAACGCGTCACGTTGTCTCTATTGCTAACCATGTGGTTCAGGAATCCCGCGCTGCCGGCCTGATCCCGTTTGGCGTAGAAGGCGAAAACGTTGCCGACTGGGTCGTGGTCGATCTGGGCGATGTGATTGTCCACGTTATGCAGGAAGAGAGCCGCCGTCTCTACGAGCTGGAAAAACTCTGGGGCTAA
- a CDS encoding YbeF family transcriptional regulator produces MDDNDLSNKRIAERREEDKPQIFRTLRNIDLNLLTIFEAVYVHKGIVNAAKVLNLTPSAISQSIQKLRAIFPDPLFIRKGQGVTPTAYATHLHEYVSLGLESILGALDLTGSYDKQRTITIGTPPSLGTLLIPPIYKAIKAAHPHLLIRNIPILDAENQLGQFQTDLILDTHVTGTRTLNHHVLYHDRLILICRKDHPCLQQPLTEETLSQYEHTLLMLEGQSMSTMRQKVRELFPEQPVSFSSYNMFTIAALISHSDMLGLMPSRLFSFFNSCWPLTEIDFPPLHTATVEVSLYYNKLSLRDPVLENVISVIRNAFDKE; encoded by the coding sequence GTGGATGATAACGATCTGTCGAATAAACGAATAGCCGAGCGTCGCGAAGAGGATAAACCCCAAATCTTCCGTACGCTGCGCAATATCGATCTCAATTTATTGACGATCTTTGAAGCCGTATATGTTCATAAAGGTATTGTCAACGCGGCGAAGGTGCTTAACCTGACCCCATCAGCGATTAGCCAGTCTATCCAGAAACTACGCGCCATCTTTCCCGATCCGCTGTTTATCCGTAAAGGTCAGGGCGTCACGCCTACGGCGTATGCTACGCATTTGCATGAATACGTCAGCCTTGGACTGGAATCGATTCTCGGCGCACTGGACCTTACCGGCAGCTATGATAAACAGCGTACCATCACTATCGGCACGCCTCCATCACTAGGCACCCTGCTGATCCCGCCTATCTACAAGGCGATCAAGGCAGCGCATCCGCACCTGTTGATCCGTAATATTCCCATTCTGGACGCGGAGAATCAGCTCGGCCAGTTCCAGACGGATCTGATCCTCGATACGCACGTTACGGGCACCCGGACGCTTAACCACCACGTTTTATATCACGACCGGCTGATCCTGATCTGTCGGAAAGACCATCCCTGCCTACAGCAGCCGCTGACCGAAGAGACGCTGAGCCAGTATGAACATACGCTGCTTATGCTGGAGGGGCAAAGCATGAGCACCATGCGACAGAAGGTGCGAGAGCTCTTCCCGGAGCAGCCTGTGAGCTTTAGCAGTTACAATATGTTTACAATCGCAGCACTCATTAGCCACAGCGACATGCTGGGCCTGATGCCGTCACGCCTGTTCAGCTTCTTTAACTCCTGTTGGCCTTTGACGGAAATCGATTTCCCTCCGTTGCACACCGCTACGGTAGAGGTTTCCCTCTATTACAACAAGTTAAGCCTCCGCGATCCGGTGCTGGAGAACGTCATCAGCGTGATTCGAAATGCCTTTGATAAGGAGTAG